A genomic segment from Actinoplanes sichuanensis encodes:
- a CDS encoding NaeI family type II restriction endonuclease gives MVQGDLFGDHGDWAWAPRTLREHRTRVLPARPSQTGMPRSATGPWDSHTGAEPPTREADPEIWAVRSAILAEDPAGVRMGYAIREALDQIYDGQRTGRWDYTQLLKTEKTHVGTLVEIWLQREFGFQDGEELDYRIAGVDVDCKWSLNLYDWEIPQEMYSRGDKIALVVWANEYTARWAAGLVRISEAVLRPPGRQRDGKRRLNDSGRDRILWIHPGVDLVKNTLLHIGDPRKLELIAYATHGQTAVTNLFRELTGELINRATVLTAAQQVDSAKRVRDARRRLQSEGIVIFGHYAPHPRMAEELGLPAPTLGRFVSVRLSPWLPADPEPHTEIDGGRWRRARAGDPVVAAPTLPSQGNNG, from the coding sequence ATGGTTCAGGGTGATCTGTTCGGCGACCACGGAGACTGGGCATGGGCGCCCCGAACGCTTCGCGAGCACCGGACCCGGGTGCTGCCGGCTCGCCCGTCGCAGACCGGCATGCCACGTTCGGCGACGGGTCCGTGGGATTCGCACACCGGCGCCGAACCGCCGACGCGTGAGGCGGACCCCGAGATCTGGGCGGTGCGCTCCGCGATCCTGGCGGAGGACCCGGCCGGTGTTCGGATGGGCTACGCGATTCGGGAGGCCCTCGACCAGATCTATGACGGTCAGCGCACCGGCCGGTGGGATTACACCCAGCTGTTGAAGACCGAGAAGACCCACGTCGGTACGCTCGTCGAGATCTGGCTGCAGCGGGAGTTCGGTTTCCAGGACGGCGAGGAACTCGACTACCGGATCGCCGGGGTCGACGTCGACTGCAAGTGGTCGCTGAACCTGTACGACTGGGAGATACCCCAGGAGATGTACAGCCGTGGCGACAAGATCGCGCTCGTCGTCTGGGCCAACGAGTACACCGCCCGTTGGGCCGCCGGACTGGTCCGGATCAGCGAGGCGGTGCTGCGGCCGCCGGGCCGGCAGCGGGACGGCAAGCGCCGGTTGAACGACAGCGGCCGTGATCGCATCCTCTGGATCCACCCCGGTGTCGACCTGGTCAAGAACACTCTCCTGCACATCGGGGATCCACGGAAACTCGAGCTCATCGCCTACGCCACGCACGGCCAGACGGCGGTGACCAACCTGTTCCGGGAGTTGACCGGTGAGCTGATCAACCGGGCCACCGTGCTCACCGCCGCCCAGCAGGTCGACAGCGCCAAACGGGTCCGCGACGCCCGACGGCGACTGCAGTCGGAGGGGATCGTGATCTTCGGTCACTACGCGCCGCATCCGCGGATGGCCGAGGAACTCGGGCTGCCCGCCCCGACGCTGGGTCGTTTCGTGAGTGTCCGTCTGAGCCCTTGGCTCCCGGCGGATCCCGAGCCGCACACCGAGATCGACGGAGGGCGGTGGCGACGCGCCCGTGCCGGCGATCCGGTGGTCGCCGCCCCGACCCTGCCCAGCCAGGGCAACAACGGGTGA
- a CDS encoding DUF7144 family membrane protein — MAEERSRAWAGWIAFAAVIMIVNSLINILQGMVALLDDERVLATPDGFVLVDITSWGWALVIFGGVMLIVGGFLLIGQSWARYAAVVVISLHAVAQVVSIGAYPFWTLLMIALDTVVLFGLIARWEPAAEELRYQNDRVGPAGLTNGEFPHEAPSHGTRIS, encoded by the coding sequence ATGGCTGAGGAACGAAGCAGGGCGTGGGCGGGATGGATCGCCTTCGCCGCCGTGATCATGATCGTGAACAGTCTGATCAACATTCTCCAGGGCATGGTGGCGCTGCTCGACGACGAACGGGTGCTCGCCACACCCGATGGGTTCGTGCTGGTGGACATCACCTCCTGGGGTTGGGCGCTGGTGATCTTCGGCGGCGTGATGCTCATCGTCGGCGGGTTCCTGCTCATCGGTCAGTCCTGGGCCCGGTACGCCGCGGTGGTCGTGATCAGCCTGCACGCGGTGGCCCAGGTGGTGTCGATCGGCGCGTACCCGTTCTGGACGCTGCTGATGATCGCCCTGGACACGGTGGTGCTCTTCGGGCTGATCGCGCGCTGGGAGCCGGCCGCCGAGGAACTGCGCTACCAGAACGACCGGGTCGGCCCGGCCGGGCTCACCAACGGCGAGTTCCCGCACGAGGCGCCGTCGCACGGGACCCGTATCAGCTGA
- a CDS encoding very short patch repair endonuclease — MSESSWASSAGVRKSMQANTGRDTKPELALRRAVHSRGLRYFVNRRPIKAVRRTADLVFPRIRLAVFLDGCFWHGCPTHHTVAKTNAAFWADKVATNRRRDLETNTKLTEAGWTVVRIWEHEAIEQAADRIVESVADLRRVPSPPDRAD, encoded by the coding sequence ATGTCCGAAAGCTCGTGGGCGTCGTCGGCCGGTGTCCGGAAGTCGATGCAGGCCAATACCGGCCGTGACACCAAGCCGGAACTCGCGCTGCGTCGCGCGGTGCACTCCCGGGGCCTGCGATATTTCGTCAACCGACGCCCGATCAAGGCCGTCCGTCGTACCGCCGACCTGGTGTTCCCCCGCATCCGGCTGGCGGTCTTCCTCGACGGCTGCTTCTGGCACGGCTGTCCGACTCATCACACCGTCGCCAAGACGAACGCCGCCTTCTGGGCCGACAAGGTCGCCACGAACCGACGCCGGGACCTGGAGACCAACACCAAGCTCACCGAGGCGGGGTGGACCGTCGTGCGGATCTGGGAACACGAGGCGATCGAGCAGGCCGCCGACCGGATCGTCGAATCGGTCGCCGACCTGCGTCGAGTCCCGTCACCACCGGACCGCGCCGACTGA
- a CDS encoding DEAD/DEAH box helicase family protein: MSAPVDWLGSDSAVARRVTGLSEQCLRAYVAHPGLVEEHANIERSITQGGYGRRQLYELIQNGADELQREPGGGIHVVLTPSALYCANRGTPITAEGAETILASHLSRKRGTEIGRFGLGFKSVLSISDRPALFSRSGSFGWDRRYAEQTIRARTATTAPTPVLRVARLLDADAERAADAVLDDLMSWATTVIRLPLLDGHVERLAQDIRTFPSDFVIFSPHIGRLELDDRSGPERHRRIVTVSGHGMDRTVTEQNDDVQRTVVWKVFERIHTPSREARRDAGEFHDRDRIPLSWAVPISGAHGSGAFWAFFPTTYETTLSGVLNAPWKTNEDRQNLLKDNRFNDEIMAAAAELIVDSLPYLSSAEDPARHLLYLTARGREARNWADKELSTAVYRLAATRPSLPDQTGRLRPPAEVRLHPPRMDPAWLELWRSVPDRPDEWCHHSVEETTRRSRAELILAGAARGATKPRVWLESALTGRSVAGSATALRIVAGMLAAGHAALAEARAARIVLTAGNGLAALDDQVFRRTPGEPEVEDLVYVDRRLDDDPELEEILTALGVHEADAGGRLMSLLQSGLDRLDDAGWQSFWSLTRRIAPTVVRDLLTAADATAEVRVRTGAGRFTTVRDCMLPGRVVPADAPIAVDIDFHRDDVALLSLLGASDVPTAAVDPTRDAWFTQYRRDMVTDFYAALPVQMSRPNERGIKVTGPPPAGPLGVLGELTPQQVALFLRHLPIEGVVTTWRAWAVTRVDRSVQIRSPLVWAIRRYGYLPTAWGPLPVGECLSPTFTGGRATLPVAEIDPGLATALQLPTEAGEIGAVRWRRILRHAENDLDIEPLAEVYAAASAYLPAPARIRCLRDGATIFTAPGEVAVAVGATQSRRLADQGIPTLPASADAARQLRSAWGLSALDDVLTTEVRAVAVGEPESLEEMFPRLRFLPGRPLQGVDLVVCSELEELISGPNGRRAQPATTLRAGDVLYSRAPFDDLTLLQRLRAQARLELTDEQCRQIVAHREQARRDSRLSRVRDQADDTDRLVALLGAATLRTRLPEPVLDAVARSEGPLTDRAIGSLALDVFGTTALREYRGELQRLGFDVPEHWAGSHRARQFVTDLGFPATFAGERHLTLEASVVVDGPAHFPPLHDYQERMVQRIRSVVTARPPRRGMLCLPTGAGKTRTALQALIESMRAGELRRSTPILWIAQSEELCEQAVQSWQSAWRSLGGNASLTISRLWSRNEADPVATGFHLVVATDAKLASVVDDDDYAWIRESQCVLIDEAHTSLSSRYTAVLASLGITPHRTRCPMIGLTATPFIGSNAAETERLTNRYQKNRLDFTAEGVEILGERPYLTLQNDGILARVEHRELPGATLHLSEQEHADASTYRRLPDSAEMRLAADRDRTAMLVKEIAALPEDWPVLVFATSVEHAYVLSALLNRRGVRSATVTGSTDPGLRRQSVRRFREGEIRVLTNYNVLTQGFDAPATRAIVVARPTYSANVYQQMIGRGLRGPRNRGKPECLVLDVADNITHFGAEPAFRDFEYLWKPGGR; the protein is encoded by the coding sequence ATGTCGGCACCCGTCGACTGGCTGGGCTCCGACAGTGCCGTGGCCCGCCGGGTCACCGGGCTGTCGGAACAATGCCTGCGGGCCTACGTCGCACACCCCGGCCTGGTCGAGGAACACGCCAACATCGAGCGGTCGATCACCCAGGGCGGGTACGGACGACGCCAGCTCTACGAACTCATCCAGAACGGCGCCGACGAACTACAACGCGAACCGGGCGGCGGCATCCATGTCGTGTTGACGCCGAGCGCGTTGTACTGCGCCAACCGGGGCACCCCGATCACCGCGGAGGGCGCCGAGACGATCCTCGCCTCGCACCTGTCCCGCAAACGGGGCACCGAGATCGGTCGATTCGGTCTCGGCTTCAAGTCGGTGCTGTCGATCTCCGACCGCCCCGCGCTGTTCAGTCGCAGCGGCTCCTTCGGCTGGGACCGGCGCTACGCCGAGCAGACCATCCGGGCCCGCACCGCGACGACGGCACCCACCCCGGTGCTCCGGGTCGCCCGGCTGCTCGACGCCGACGCCGAACGCGCCGCCGACGCCGTACTGGACGATCTGATGTCCTGGGCGACCACGGTGATCCGACTGCCGCTGCTCGACGGACACGTCGAACGCCTCGCCCAGGACATCCGCACCTTCCCCAGCGACTTCGTGATCTTCTCGCCGCACATCGGCCGGCTGGAACTCGACGACCGCAGCGGCCCGGAACGTCACCGGCGGATCGTCACCGTCAGCGGCCACGGCATGGACCGCACCGTCACCGAGCAGAACGACGACGTCCAGCGGACCGTCGTGTGGAAGGTCTTCGAACGGATCCACACCCCGAGCCGGGAGGCCCGCCGCGACGCCGGCGAGTTCCACGACCGCGACCGGATCCCGCTGTCCTGGGCGGTGCCGATCTCCGGGGCGCACGGCAGCGGCGCGTTCTGGGCGTTCTTCCCGACCACCTACGAGACGACCCTCAGCGGCGTGCTCAACGCACCGTGGAAGACCAATGAGGATCGGCAGAACCTCCTCAAGGACAACAGGTTCAACGACGAGATCATGGCCGCGGCGGCCGAGCTGATCGTCGACTCGCTCCCGTACCTCAGTTCCGCGGAGGACCCGGCCCGGCACCTGCTGTATCTCACCGCCCGCGGGCGGGAGGCCCGCAACTGGGCCGACAAGGAACTCAGCACCGCGGTGTACCGGCTCGCCGCGACCCGACCGAGCCTGCCCGACCAGACCGGCCGGCTGCGCCCGCCCGCCGAGGTGCGGCTGCACCCACCCCGGATGGATCCGGCGTGGCTGGAACTCTGGCGCTCGGTGCCGGACCGGCCCGACGAGTGGTGTCACCACAGCGTCGAGGAGACCACCCGACGCTCGCGGGCCGAGCTCATCCTGGCCGGCGCGGCCCGCGGCGCCACGAAACCGCGGGTCTGGCTGGAGAGCGCCCTCACCGGCCGATCCGTGGCGGGGTCGGCGACGGCGTTGCGGATCGTGGCCGGCATGCTCGCCGCCGGCCACGCCGCCCTGGCCGAGGCACGTGCCGCGCGCATCGTGCTCACCGCCGGCAACGGCCTGGCGGCCCTCGACGATCAGGTGTTCCGTCGCACACCGGGGGAGCCCGAGGTCGAGGACCTCGTCTACGTCGACCGTCGACTCGACGACGACCCCGAGCTGGAGGAGATCCTAACCGCCCTGGGCGTGCACGAGGCCGACGCCGGCGGTCGGCTGATGTCCCTGCTGCAGAGCGGCCTCGACCGGCTCGACGACGCCGGTTGGCAGTCGTTCTGGTCGCTCACCCGCCGGATCGCCCCGACCGTGGTGCGTGACCTCCTCACCGCCGCGGACGCCACCGCCGAGGTGCGCGTGCGTACCGGCGCCGGCCGGTTCACCACCGTCCGCGACTGCATGCTTCCCGGCCGGGTGGTTCCGGCCGATGCGCCGATCGCCGTGGACATCGACTTCCACCGTGACGACGTGGCGTTGTTGAGTCTGCTCGGCGCCTCCGACGTACCGACGGCCGCGGTCGATCCGACCCGGGACGCCTGGTTCACGCAGTACCGCCGCGACATGGTCACCGACTTCTACGCCGCCCTCCCGGTCCAGATGAGTCGCCCCAACGAGCGCGGCATCAAGGTCACCGGGCCGCCGCCCGCCGGTCCACTGGGCGTCCTCGGCGAGCTCACCCCACAGCAGGTGGCCCTCTTCCTGCGGCACCTCCCGATCGAGGGTGTCGTGACGACCTGGCGGGCCTGGGCCGTCACCCGCGTCGACCGGAGCGTGCAGATCCGCTCACCATTGGTGTGGGCGATCCGCCGGTACGGCTACCTGCCGACGGCGTGGGGACCGTTACCCGTCGGCGAGTGTCTGAGCCCGACGTTCACCGGTGGTCGCGCGACGCTGCCGGTGGCCGAGATCGATCCGGGTCTGGCCACGGCGCTGCAACTGCCCACCGAGGCGGGAGAGATCGGCGCCGTCAGATGGCGGCGCATCCTCCGGCACGCCGAGAACGATCTGGACATCGAACCACTCGCCGAGGTGTACGCGGCCGCCAGCGCATACCTGCCGGCGCCGGCCCGGATCCGGTGCCTTCGCGACGGCGCCACGATCTTCACGGCACCGGGCGAGGTTGCCGTCGCGGTCGGCGCCACGCAATCGAGACGCCTCGCCGACCAGGGCATCCCCACCCTGCCGGCCTCGGCGGACGCGGCCCGGCAGCTGAGATCGGCATGGGGGCTGTCCGCTCTCGACGACGTGCTGACCACCGAGGTGCGGGCCGTCGCCGTGGGGGAGCCGGAATCGCTGGAGGAGATGTTCCCCCGCCTACGCTTCCTGCCCGGTCGGCCGCTGCAGGGCGTCGATCTGGTCGTCTGCAGCGAGCTCGAGGAACTGATCAGCGGCCCGAACGGCCGCCGCGCCCAACCCGCGACGACGCTGCGGGCCGGTGACGTCCTCTACAGCCGGGCCCCGTTCGACGACCTCACCCTGCTCCAGCGACTCCGGGCACAGGCCAGGCTCGAGCTCACCGACGAACAGTGCCGCCAGATCGTCGCCCACCGCGAACAGGCGCGCCGAGACTCCCGGCTGTCCCGGGTCCGGGACCAGGCCGACGACACCGACCGGCTGGTGGCCCTGCTCGGCGCGGCGACGCTGCGCACGCGGCTACCGGAACCCGTCCTGGACGCCGTCGCCCGCTCCGAAGGACCGTTGACCGACCGCGCGATCGGCAGCCTCGCCCTCGACGTCTTCGGCACCACCGCCCTGCGGGAATACCGCGGCGAACTGCAGCGCCTCGGATTCGACGTGCCCGAGCACTGGGCCGGCAGCCATCGTGCGCGACAGTTCGTCACCGACCTCGGCTTTCCCGCCACGTTCGCCGGGGAACGACACCTCACACTCGAGGCCTCGGTCGTGGTGGACGGGCCCGCCCACTTCCCGCCGCTACACGACTACCAGGAGCGGATGGTCCAGCGGATCCGGTCGGTCGTCACCGCCCGACCCCCACGACGAGGCATGCTGTGCCTGCCGACCGGCGCCGGAAAGACCCGCACCGCACTGCAGGCGCTGATCGAATCCATGCGGGCCGGCGAACTTCGCCGATCCACCCCGATCCTGTGGATCGCGCAGTCCGAGGAACTGTGCGAACAGGCGGTACAGAGCTGGCAGTCGGCCTGGCGCAGTCTCGGCGGCAACGCCTCGCTGACGATCAGCAGACTCTGGTCACGCAACGAGGCCGATCCGGTCGCCACCGGCTTCCATCTCGTCGTGGCGACCGACGCCAAACTCGCCTCCGTCGTCGACGATGACGACTACGCCTGGATCCGAGAGAGCCAGTGCGTCCTCATCGACGAGGCACACACCTCGCTGAGCAGCCGGTACACCGCGGTCCTGGCCTCGCTGGGCATCACCCCGCACCGCACCCGATGCCCGATGATCGGACTGACCGCCACACCCTTCATCGGCTCCAACGCCGCCGAGACCGAACGCCTGACCAACAGGTACCAGAAGAACCGGCTCGACTTCACCGCCGAGGGAGTCGAGATCCTCGGCGAACGCCCGTACCTGACCCTGCAGAACGACGGCATCCTCGCCCGCGTCGAACATCGCGAGCTGCCCGGCGCGACACTGCACCTCTCCGAGCAGGAACACGCCGACGCCAGCACCTATCGCCGCCTGCCGGACAGCGCCGAGATGCGACTGGCCGCCGACCGCGACCGTACCGCCATGCTGGTCAAGGAGATCGCCGCCCTGCCCGAGGACTGGCCCGTCCTGGTCTTCGCGACGTCCGTCGAACACGCCTACGTGCTGTCGGCGCTGCTGAACAGGCGTGGGGTCCGGTCGGCGACGGTCACCGGCTCGACCGACCCCGGCCTGCGGCGACAGAGCGTCCGCCGCTTCCGGGAGGGTGAGATCCGGGTCCTGACCAACTACAACGTCCTGACCCAGGGATTCGACGCACCGGCCACCCGCGCCATCGTGGTCGCCCGACCCACCTACAGCGCGAACGTGTACCAGCAGATGATCGGTCGAGGGCTACGCGGTCCCCGCAACCGTGGCAAACCGGAGTGCCTCGTACTCGACGTGGCCGACAACATCACCCACTTCGGAGCCGAGCCGGCCTTCCGTGACTTCGAATACCTGTGGAAGCCGGGCGGCCGCTAG
- a CDS encoding DNA cytosine methyltransferase, with protein sequence MSRVSDRLSMIDLFAGCGGMTVGFRREDFRPVMSVEWDLAAAATYAANFGESHTHWGDITLIPDEQIPQAQVIIGGPPCQGFSNLGSKDVDDPRNKLWKEYLRFVVHARPQVFVIENVERFSRASEFQLLLEEADHGMIKDYQLSYGVLLAADYGVAQRRPRTIVIGSRIGEIPLPQPTHAKVPTGDLRPWETVRSRISWIDPHPTTTELPDSMTEYFGQRIRGEFKANDIHFGRQPTAMSLERYDHIPPGGGRFNLPDHLLSRCWREKKTGTTDVMGRMRWDAPSLTIRTEFFKPEKGQYLHPQWDADHPDRRVNRVITHYEASLLQDFPKDYLWCGSKTEIAKQIGNAVPSGLAAAIAKHLKGYLN encoded by the coding sequence ATGTCGCGGGTGAGTGACCGCCTGAGCATGATCGACCTGTTCGCCGGATGTGGCGGTATGACCGTCGGATTCCGCCGTGAGGACTTTCGCCCGGTGATGTCCGTGGAGTGGGATCTCGCGGCCGCCGCCACCTACGCGGCGAACTTCGGTGAGTCACACACCCATTGGGGCGACATCACACTCATCCCCGACGAGCAGATCCCGCAGGCGCAGGTGATCATCGGCGGTCCGCCGTGCCAGGGCTTCTCGAACCTGGGTAGCAAGGACGTCGACGACCCGCGCAACAAGCTGTGGAAGGAGTATCTGCGGTTCGTGGTGCACGCGCGTCCGCAGGTGTTCGTCATCGAGAACGTCGAGCGGTTCTCCCGGGCGTCGGAGTTCCAGCTGCTGCTGGAGGAGGCCGACCACGGGATGATCAAGGATTACCAGCTCTCGTACGGCGTACTGCTGGCCGCCGATTACGGTGTCGCGCAGCGTCGGCCGCGGACGATCGTGATCGGTTCCCGCATCGGCGAGATCCCCCTGCCGCAACCGACGCACGCCAAGGTTCCGACCGGTGACCTGCGGCCGTGGGAGACGGTGCGCAGCCGGATCTCCTGGATCGATCCGCACCCCACCACGACCGAGCTGCCGGACTCGATGACGGAGTATTTCGGGCAGCGGATCCGTGGCGAGTTCAAGGCGAACGACATCCACTTCGGCAGGCAGCCGACGGCGATGTCGTTGGAGCGGTATGACCACATCCCGCCCGGCGGGGGCCGTTTCAATCTGCCGGATCATCTGCTGTCGCGGTGCTGGCGGGAGAAGAAGACCGGTACGACCGACGTCATGGGTCGGATGCGGTGGGACGCACCGTCGTTGACCATCCGTACCGAGTTCTTCAAGCCGGAGAAGGGCCAGTATCTGCATCCGCAGTGGGACGCCGATCATCCCGATCGTCGGGTCAACCGGGTGATCACCCACTACGAGGCCTCGCTGCTGCAGGATTTCCCGAAGGACTACCTGTGGTGTGGTTCGAAGACGGAGATCGCCAAGCAGATCGGTAACGCCGTCCCGTCCGGTCTCGCGGCGGCCATCGCCAAGCACCTCAAGGGATATCTGAACTGA
- a CDS encoding cellulose binding domain-containing protein, producing MKRRARSRTLLGVIVAAATLLLGAGTTVLLSGTASAESNGTLAATAGCGKNPTLRDGTYTIQSGGRARTYMLRLPSGYTSSQAYRLVVGLHWLNGSAADVVGNGFYGLQQRSGNSAIFVAPQGLDAGWANTGGRDVTLVDDILRAVENDLCVDTSQRFALGFSYGGAMSYALACARPTVFRAVAPIAGANLSGCSGVSQPVAYFGIHGTRDSVLNVSNGRSLRDSFVRANGCAAQNPPEPASGSGTHITTDYAGCRAGYPVRWAAHDGDHVPLPTDRNSSTSWVGAEVWQFFTSLGSTSPSSPGPVPSSSSPGPVPSSSSPPVPGTGCRAGAVVNAWNNGLTAEVTLTNTGSTAINGWKLAFTLPGGQTITGGWNATYAPASGRVTATDAGYNAVVAPGASVKIGFQATHTGDSGAPTAYALNGTSCTTG from the coding sequence ATGAAGCGAAGAGCGCGTAGCCGCACCCTCCTCGGCGTGATCGTCGCCGCCGCGACCCTGCTGCTCGGCGCCGGGACGACGGTCCTGCTCAGCGGCACCGCGTCGGCCGAGTCGAACGGCACTCTCGCGGCGACCGCGGGTTGTGGGAAGAACCCGACACTGCGCGACGGGACCTACACCATCCAGAGTGGCGGCCGCGCCCGCACCTACATGCTGCGGCTGCCGTCCGGATACACCAGCAGCCAGGCCTACCGGCTCGTCGTCGGACTGCACTGGCTCAACGGCAGCGCCGCCGACGTGGTCGGCAACGGGTTCTACGGTCTGCAACAGCGTTCCGGCAACAGCGCGATCTTCGTGGCGCCGCAGGGCCTCGACGCGGGCTGGGCCAACACCGGCGGACGTGACGTGACCCTGGTCGACGACATCCTGCGGGCCGTCGAGAACGACCTGTGCGTCGACACGAGCCAGCGGTTCGCGCTCGGCTTCAGCTACGGCGGCGCGATGAGCTACGCGCTGGCCTGCGCTCGACCCACCGTCTTCCGGGCGGTCGCCCCGATCGCCGGCGCCAACCTCAGCGGATGCTCCGGAGTGTCCCAGCCGGTCGCCTACTTCGGCATCCACGGCACCCGGGACAGCGTCCTGAACGTCTCCAACGGCCGTAGCCTGCGCGACAGCTTCGTCCGGGCCAACGGCTGCGCGGCGCAGAACCCGCCGGAACCGGCGTCCGGCAGCGGCACCCACATCACCACCGACTACGCCGGATGCCGGGCCGGCTACCCGGTCCGCTGGGCCGCGCACGACGGTGACCACGTGCCGCTGCCGACCGACCGCAACTCCTCCACCTCCTGGGTGGGCGCCGAGGTGTGGCAGTTCTTCACCTCCCTCGGCAGTACCTCGCCGTCGAGCCCGGGGCCGGTCCCGAGCTCGTCCAGCCCGGGGCCGGTCCCGAGTTCGTCCAGCCCGCCCGTCCCCGGGACGGGATGCCGGGCCGGTGCCGTCGTCAACGCCTGGAACAACGGGCTGACCGCCGAGGTCACCCTCACCAACACCGGCAGCACCGCGATCAACGGCTGGAAGCTGGCCTTCACCCTGCCCGGCGGGCAGACCATCACCGGCGGGTGGAACGCCACCTACGCCCCCGCTTCGGGCCGGGTCACCGCGACCGACGCCGGCTACAACGCGGTCGTGGCCCCCGGGGCTTCGGTCAAGATCGGGTTCCAGGCGACCCACACCGGCGACAGCGGGGCGCCCACGGCGTACGCGCTGAACGGCACCTCCTGCACCACCGGCTGA